In candidate division TA06 bacterium, the DNA window AACAAGCTCACCACGCTTTGCTTGTGACCTCTAACAAAGACTAAACACGATGACAGAGAGCTGATGTCATTCTCCACGGCAATCTTCGATCTTAGATCTACGATCTTAAATGTAGAGGGACCTGCCCGCCCGGCTCGTTTTACGAGCGGCCGTGTCACGGCCTTCTGAGCGGACCGAAGGGAACGGAGTGAAGCGCCGTAGAATGACAGAAAGGCTTGGGCTCCGGGGTTGGCTAGGTTTGCTTTCTGATAGGAGGCTTCCGTTTTCTTCCATGAGAGGGAGACCGAATACTGGGAATCACCCTCCTTGTTCCTTTTCCCGTGGTGTGGATGAATAGGAGGTCTTCTCTTAACTTGCTCTCAATCTCTTGAGGTTTCTTTGAAGGTCGAAAAAGTGCTTCCTGCTTACGGGCCGCGTCTTCAAGTCGGTGTGAGGCTATCTTGCAGTACTCTTCTGATATGTCTATGTGAACGAAGTCTCTCCCCGTCTTGTATGCGACCAGGGCAACGGTTCCAGTACCGCCGAACATGTCCAGCACCAGGTTCCCTTTGTAGGTGTAGAACTTGATCAGCCTGTAGATCAGTTCCTCTGGAAAAGGAGCCGGATGGCCACGCCGTCGGGTCTCAGGTGGAATATACCAGAACCCATCAGAGTACCTCTTGAACTCATCCGCGGTTATGTCGATGTCCTTTGGATCGCCCTTCAGTTTCCAGGAGTCTTTGCAGAAGACGAGAACGTACTCCCATGAGGGGACAATATGAGGGTTAGCAGGACTCTTCCAACTTCCCCAGGCAGTCCTCCGCAGCATAGTCTGCTTGTACCACAAGATTTCCGTGCGCATTGTCATCCCGATTTGGCGCATTTGTTCGATAAAGTCATGATGAATTGGGTTGAAGTTCTTGATGCTCGTTGGCGCTATATTGAGCGCAAACCGTCCCCCAGTGACCAGGATCCGCTTCACTTCCGTCCATACATCCATCAGCCAGTTGAGGTAGTCGTCGTACGCAAGCTCGTCGTCATGGTTGTCATACTTGGCCCCGACGTTGTAAGGCGGTGACGTGATTACCAGGTGTACGGTCTTGTCAGGGATGTCCTTCATCACTTCTAAGGCATCCCCGCATTTTATGTCTTCTAGGAGCTTCAACTCGACAACCTCCTACGCGATTTCTCTCTTCAATTGGTCGGGTATCCATCGTAGGTACAAGTGCTCTTGCCCAATTCCCAATATTGTCACACATGTCTTCGAAGCTTAGTATCTGCGGACACAGCGATGTGGCAGGATTGAGTACGTAAGTAGCATCGAAGTACATCTCAAGTAGTTGCCTCGCCTTGGTCGGCTTTTGGCATGTTCCTAACTCTTCATCCAGATCCAGGGTCACCATCGCTGTTCTTATGCCTAGGTCTCTGATGGCGAGAGCGTAGAAGCAGCCCTCTGTTTCTCTGGCATGGAAAGATGTTTTGCAGCTGAGAATCGCGAAGGCTCTCCAAATTCCACTCTGGTCTCGAGCTACCAGGATTATGTCGTTATCAGGCCACAGATCAGTCATTTGCTGGACACAACGTCGTTTCGCGGGCAAGGAGAGAAAACGCTTTAGGTCCGGTGTCCTCTTCCGAATGAAGCTCGCAGAGACAGCTGCCACGCCAGAGGACATTAGGTGGCGGTTGATATAGGACTGCACACACTTTTGGAATCCTATGCCAACCTTGGCTACCCAGCTATTGCGTGCCTGCTTCTCCGTGTAGTCTTTTTTCTCAACAAGGGCTTTTTCATAAATGGCTTGCGCATCAGCAATGCCAAGCTTTGTGCTGTCAAGCTTCTTGTTCAAAAACTCGAGTAGGGTGAATATGCCACAGGTCTTGTCAAGTTGCTCGACCACTTGGCGGCCCACTGTGGAGCCAATCTTCTCTATTTCCTTGTCCGAAAGGCTCAGTTCTCTAGGCATTCGCTTCCCCTACCATAGCCATGTGGGCGCACCAATATTACATCGCTGTTGTGGTGAGTCAAGGGTAATCTCGTCTCGCCACCGTGGCCTGGCATTTGCGAGAGGACCCATTTCATAGCGCTATCGAGTGGCGTTGCAGACGGAAGACAATGCGCATGGGAGCCTCTTTCTCCCGGGTTATTTCAGGACCGTCATCTTCCTGGTTGATTGATGATCTCCCGCCTTAAGCCGATAGAAGTATACGCCAGCTGAAAGCCTTTCGGTAGTCAAATCTGTGCTTCTGTATCCAGCCTTTTGCTCCTCATCCACAACTGTCATTACTTTCTGGCCAGCTGTGTTGTATACCTCAAGCTTCACGTGAGAGTCGTTAGGAAGGGCGTACTGTATGGTTGTTGAACTGGTGGCAGGGTTAGGATAGTTCTGAGAAAGCGAGAATACTTCCGGTGTTCCTCTATTGTGGCTAGAAGACTGCTGATGCTTTTGCGGCTCTGAGTCGACTTCGAATTCGTCCACCACGTTCCA includes these proteins:
- a CDS encoding site-specific DNA-methyltransferase; the encoded protein is MKLLEDIKCGDALEVMKDIPDKTVHLVITSPPYNVGAKYDNHDDELAYDDYLNWLMDVWTEVKRILVTGGRFALNIAPTSIKNFNPIHHDFIEQMRQIGMTMRTEILWYKQTMLRRTAWGSWKSPANPHIVPSWEYVLVFCKDSWKLKGDPKDIDITADEFKRYSDGFWYIPPETRRRGHPAPFPEELIYRLIKFYTYKGNLVLDMFGGTGTVALVAYKTGRDFVHIDISEEYCKIASHRLEDAARKQEALFRPSKKPQEIESKLREDLLFIHTTGKGTRRVIPSIRSPSHGRKRKPPIRKQT